In a single window of the Papaver somniferum cultivar HN1 chromosome 8, ASM357369v1, whole genome shotgun sequence genome:
- the LOC113304463 gene encoding acetyl-coenzyme A carboxylase carboxyl transferase subunit alpha, chloroplastic-like, with protein sequence MSSLFVSVGISVKESQNFSLLKQDYFVSELLNISLNRIITTRRRSNGVLLNNRASKDRKFSVLAKAGKTKHEYPWPDKFDPDIKNTLPYLSHFKPLPEKPKQVTLGFEKPLVDLDQQINEVRKMADETGLDFSDQISLLEKKYQQALKELYKHLTPIQRLSIARHPNRPTVLDHVLNITDKWVELHGDRAGYDDPAIVTGIGSMDGKSYMFIGHQKGRNTKENISRNFGMPTPHGYRKALRMMKYADHHGLPIITFIDTPGAFADLKSEELGQGEAIAYNLRAMFGFKVPIIAVVTGEGGSGGALAIGCANKLFMLENSAFYCASPEACAAILWKSSQAAPKAAEKLRITAEEHVRLGIADGIIPEPLGGAHTDPEWTSQQIKLTIKQTMEELGRMNTEELLHHRMMKFRKIGGIQEGGIVEPERKRNMKPSDRDNSSMYSGIESEIENLKKKILETKGSSDPMSIEAIEKLKKDVDQEMTNAFISMGLQEKLLNLKMELSKESDSATNQPLNGMLKEKVEKLMREFNHNLSQPGAYPELKQKLKKLNTVNNLVKKKEKGEKLKKDINQKAEVNAIMETLKNAKQRIEKGETVDENLSDEVERAKEELKNVLKSANLEIIGMGTRKRPSMNTNSDEKVLMEVNKGIGEAIVKAANVAGLRNKIEELKKEIAKNSSSARIKELKTEIKEGIASSIDISTLKEKIENLRVEAIKKMEKGAENGRS encoded by the exons ATGAGTTCATTGTTTGTTTCAGTTGGAATTTCAGTAAAAGAATCTCAAAATTTCAGTTTATTGAAGCAAGattattttgtttctgaattACTCAATATTTCACTCAACAGAATcataacaacaagaagaagaagtaatgGGGTGCTATTGAATAATAGAGCTTCAAAAGATAGAAAGTTTAGTGTGTTAGCTAAAGCGGGGAAGACAAAACATGAATATCCATGGCCAGATAAATTTGACCCGGATATCAAGAATACTTTACCTTATCTTTCTCATTTTAAACCACTTCCTGAAAAACCTAAGCAAGTTACACTTGGTTTTGAGAAACCTCTTGTTGATCTTGACCAACAGATAAATGAG GTTCGCAAGATGGCTGATGAAACTGGTTTAGATTTCAGTGATCAAATTAGCTTGTTGGAGAAAAAGTATCAGCAG GCTCTGAAAGAACTATACAAACATCTTACTCCTATTCAACGGCTTAGTATAGCTCGGCATCCAAACAGACCAACAGTTCTTGACCATGTTCTTAACATCACAGACAAG TGGGTGGAGCTCCATGGAGATCGTGCAGGCTATGATGACCCAGCCATTGTTACTGGGATTGGAAGCATGGATGGTAAAAGCTACATGTTCATAGGACATCAGAAAGGTAGAAACACAAAGGAGAACATATCCCGAAACTTTGGAATGCCAACTCCACATGG CTATCGAAAAGCTCTTCGCATGATGAAATATGCTGATCACCACGGGCTTCCCATCATAACATTTATTGACACACCAGGGGCATTTGCTGACCTAAAATCTGAAGAGCTTGGTCAG gGGGAAGCAATAGCTTATAATCTGAGGGCTATGTTTGGATTTAAAGTACCAATAATTGCAGTTGTGACGGGTGAAGGTGGTTCTGGTGGTGCACTTGCCATTGGCTGTGCCAATAAGCTGTTCATGCTTGAAAATTCTGCTTTTTACTGTGCTAG TCCTGAAGCATGCGCTGCAATTTTATGGAAATCTTCCCAAGCTGCTCCAAAG GCAGCAGAGAAACTAAGAATAACGGCTGAAGAACATGTCAGGCTCGGAATTGCTGATGGTATCATTCCT GAACCTCTCGGTGGTGCTCACACGGATCCTGAATGGACTTCTCAACAGATTAAACTTACTATTAAGCAAACTATGGAG GAGTTAGGAAGGATGAACACAGAAGAGTTGCTCCATCACAGGATGATGAAATTTCGAAAAATCGGAGGAATCCAGGAAGGTGGCATAGTAGAGCCAGAGAGGAAGCGCAACATGAAACCATCTGACAGGGACAATTCATCAATGTATTCTGGTATCGAATCTGAGATAGAGAATCTCAAGAAGAAGATCCTAGAAACAAAAGGATCGTCAGATCCAATGTCAATCGAGGCAATTGAGAAACTCAAGAAAGATGTAGATCAGGAAATGACCAATGCTTTTATCTCCATGGGTTTGCAAGAGAAGCTCCTGAATCTTAAGATGGAGTTGTCAAAAGAATCAGATAGTGCAACTAACCAGCCACTTAACGGCATGTTAAAGGAGAAGGTAGAGAAACTAATGCGAGAATTTAACCATAATTTGTCACAGCCTGGAGCTTATCCTGAATTGAAACAGAAGCTCAAAAAGCTAAACACGGTTAATAATCTTGTTAAGAAAAAGGAGAAGGGTGAAAAATTGAAGAAAGATATCAACCAAAAAGCTGAAGTGAATGCAATAATGGAGACATTGAAAAACGCAAAGCAAAGAATAGAAAAAGGAGAAACTGTAGACGAGAATCTGTCAGATGAAGTTGAGAGAGCAAAGGAAGAACTGAAGAATGTACTGAAGTCGGCTAATTTGGAAATTATCGGTATGGGTACGAGAAAGAGACCGAGTATGAATACAAATTCAGACGAGAAAGTACTAATGGAAGTTAACAAAGGGATTGGGGAAGCGATTGTGAAGGCAGCTAATGTTGCAGGCTTGCGGAACAAAATAGAGGAGCTCAAGAAAGAGATTGCAAAGAACTCGAGTTCAGCAAGAATAAAAGAATTAAAAACAGAAATCAAAGAAGGAATTGCTTCTTCCATAGATATAAGTACATTGAAGGAGAAAATTGAGAATCTTAGAGTTGAAGCAATAAAAAAGATGGAGAAAGGAGCAGAAAATGGTAGAAGCTGA
- the LOC113303326 gene encoding major latex protein 146-like, whose protein sequence is MAKVISMVQTFLRLGLLVLVLIGMTQIVGAQIETELKCSADKFYNVFRHNVMQLTTVLPQYFKSVKIVKGDGKSLGSIRQWQYVLQAPEASSKVLMLKETVTSVDEENRSITFSVVGGDILTHYKSVDFIMAVTPKYVNSIEESGSKVQWWVQYEKRTEDVGSPDGYVNLLALLTKEMGHYLLQQ, encoded by the exons ATGGCGAAAGTAATTAGCATGGTACAAACTTTTCTTAGATTAGGACTGCTCGTACTAGTTTTGATTGGGATGACCCAAATTGTTGGGGCTCAGATTGAAACCGAACTCAAGTGCTCTGCAGACAAGTTCTATAATGTTTTTAGGCACAATGTGATGCAATTGACTACAGTTCTTCCTCAATACTTCAAGAGTGTCAAAATAGTTAAAGGTGATGGCAAAAGCTTGGGTTCCATTAGGCAATGGCAATATGTACTACAAGCACCAG aagcATCTTCGAAAGTATTGATGCTTAAGGAAACTGTTACATCCGTGGACGAGGAAAACAGGTCAATCACATTCAGTGTTGTGGGAGGAGATATATTGACTCACTACAAGAGTGTCGATTTCATAATGGCTGTAACTCCTAAATATGTTAATAGCATTGAAGAGTCTGGTAGCAAAGTGCAATGGTGGGTACAGTATGAGAAACGAACCGAAGATGTTGGTAGTCCAGATGGATATGTCAACCTTCTAGCTCTTCTTACGAAAGAGATGGGTCATTACCTTCTCCAGCAGTAG
- the LOC113305241 gene encoding uncharacterized protein LOC113305241 produces MKYNDLCVGNTFKSKGELKLILAIAKVERNFEYKAFKSDSQRFITKCKDKTCEWRLRAVPLDSCGWWKLTVANDVHTCESNKRTDPELRTKAASTGIAELFKHKFKELDAAFTPKQLVKDIKRDYGVVINYRKGYSACKRGIELIKGIPDESYQHLVGYSHMLGARNKGTITEIVTDSDDYFLYYLFYFGVCIEGFKNCSRPAFAVDGTHLTGPRQGVLLSAVGMDPDESIYPIAFVVVDSENNESWEWFMRKLVGVLGDKYAMKEDVVVATDRHPPIGRSIRLAFPCANQVYCIHHLSENIKQTYHNFTAWVAFTRAAKAFSNDEYELAMRDLGLVSPAALKSVVDLGPEMWARVKARTGRFTLMTTNACETFNSRIDDVKSLPICHLVDYIRRFLMEWFCERRQLARDRQDPLSQHARDIIKERWDVEKRLWISMSMGTNMKWTRVTMKSSTPSILTEGLARAKLCETYKIKEEVLCGEYYKTSVWISMYEPKIYGVLSPETWDVPAEVAERVVLPPKTTPEVGRRSIKRKRSSIEKPRKKRACSMCHHTGNYANSKRCPKA; encoded by the exons ATGAAGTACAATGATCTATGTGTGGGTAACACTTTCAAAAGCAAGGGGGAGCTGAAACTTATACTTGCAATAGCCAaagtagaaagaaattttgagtacaAAGCTTTTAAATCCGACAGCCAGAGGTTTATTaccaaatgcaaagacaagacatGCGAGTGGCGTCTGCGAGCAGTTCCCTTAGATTCTTGTGGGTGGTGGAAACTCACAGTTGCAAACGATGTGCATACTTGTGAAAGCAACAAAAGGACTGACCCTGAATTAAGAACCAAAGCGGCCTCTACTGGAATTGCAGAGCTTTTCAAGCACAAATTCAAAGAACTAGATGCGGCATTTACGCCCAAACAACTGGTTAAGGACATAAAAAGGGATTATGGAGTGGTTATCAATTACCGGAAGGGATACAGCGCTTGCAAGCGTGGTATTGAGCTGATCAAAGGTATCCCTGATGAATCGTACCAACACCTCGTTGGTTATAGTCACATGCTTGGTGCTCGTAACAAGGGTACTATTACCGAGATTGTAACTGATTCAGATGAttattttctatattatttattttattttggagtATGTATTGAAGGATTCAAAAACTGTTCCAGACCCGCATTTGCGGTTGATGGTACACATCTTACAGGGCCACGCCAAGGAGTTCTACTGTCAGCCGTTGGAATGGATCCCGACGAGTCGATCTATCctattgcttttgttgttgttgattcagaGAATAATGAATCTTGGGAATGGTTTATGAGAAAGTTAGTCGGAGTACTTGGCGATAAGTATGCTATGAAAGAAGATGTTGTTGTGGCAACAGACAGGCACCCACCGATCGGTAGATCCATAAGGTTGGCATTTCCTTGTGCTAATCAAGTATACTGCATCCACCATCTTTCAG AAAATATCAAACAGACCTACCACAACTTCACGGCTTGGGTGGCATTTACAAGAGCTGCAAAAGCGTTTAGCAATGATGAGTATGAACTTGCTATGAGAGACCTGGGTTTAGTGAGCCCCGCTGCTTTAAAATCTGTAGTGGATCTTGGACCGGAAATGTGGGCCAGGGTGAAGGCTAGAACAGGTCGTTTTACTCTCATGACTACAAACGCCTGTGAAACTTTCAATTCAAGAATAGATGATGTTAAAAGTCTTCCAATCTGTCATTTAGTCGATTACATTCGCAGGTTCCTTATGGAATGGTTCTGCGAACGTAGACAACTAGCTCGTGATCGGCAAGATCCTTTGAGTCAACATGCACGGGATATAATCAAAGAACGGTGGGATGTGGAAAAAAGGTTGTGGATTTCCATGTCGATGGGGACGAATATGAAGTGGACGAGGGTGACTATGAAGAGCAGCACACCGTCTATCTTGACCGAAGGTCTTGCACGTGCAAAGT TGTGTGAGACATATAAGATAAAAGAAGAAGTCCTTTGTGGGGAATATTATAAAACATCGGTTTGGATATCTATGTATGAACCTAAAATCTATGGTGTGCTGAGCCCAGAAACTTGGGATGTCCCAGCGGAGGTGGCAGAACGGGTGGTGCTTCCTCCAAAAACTACACCGGAAGTTGGTCGTCGGAGCATCAAGAGGAAAAGGTCTTCCATTGAAAAACCTAGAAAGAAAAGAGCTTGTTCAATGTGTCACCATACAGGGAATTATGCTAACAGCAAACGTTGTCCCAAGGCTTAG
- the LOC113305242 gene encoding uncharacterized protein LOC113305242 gives MSPIKQKGGGGKNIAYVLGKGDDKVVEHDHWYLVDNLVDFNSYLWAEIAFSRTIDNSNSALDYQINANKPVGSEVTYKSQGMAHVLVVWGLEVLPKVLDNFGSKTNFANWRPHMHSVTCDLVIHHEPLLTILEESKGEVCDDIMWHKEDAKRLVMLGLCEGPLVDDEEEVSLKNENVVENEDLFEKGEEENMLESENVFVDEQVPEESSMDDEKDEEDLLGNENVVEEKYLFEKDEEEARVAHPRSQLDVLCSRTSTSVIASFESFVKNAMIGHTEDLQMTVIGEMEVFKSAVKGQLEELSVQVSNSHKTMLNHVECLTAEIKSIKDKIGGTKTYNALSKTKTGTPPGGHNEEGNFDGAEMQKPDVTPGNGSNNIELNPPYPYNPPNKEVDVSRDVICR, from the exons ATGTCACCGATCAAGCAAAAAGGAGGAGGAGGAAAAAATATCGC GTATGTCCTGGGAAAGGGAGATGACAAAGTAGTTGAGCATGATCACTGGTACCTGGTGGATAACCTCGTCGACTTCAACTCTTATCTTTGGGCTGAAATAGCGTTCAGCAGAACTATTGATAATAGCAATTCTGCCTTAGATTATCAGATTAACGCTAACAAGCCAGTTGGAAGTGAGGTGACTTACAAGAGTCAAGGAATGGCCCATGTCCTGGTG GTTTGGGGTCTGGAAGTGTTGCCGAAAGTGCTTGATAACTTTGGAAGCAAGACTAATTTTGCAAATTGGCGCCCCCATATGCATAGTGTTACATGCGATTTAGTAATACACCATGAGCCTCTACTTACGATTTTGGAGGAGTCAAAG GGTGAAGTGTGTGATGACATTATGTGGCATAAAGAAGATGCAAAGCGTTTGGTAATGTTGGGGCTATGTGAAGGTCCCTTGGTAGATGACGAAGAAGAAGTTTCGTTAAAGAATGAAAATGTGGTGGAGAACGAAGATCTGTTTGAGAAGGGTGAGGAAGAAAATATGTTAGAGTCTGAAAATGTTTTTGTGGATGAACAGGTTCCAGAGGAGAGCAGCATGGATGATGAAAAGGACGAAGAAGATctgttagggaatgaaaatgtGGTGGAGGAAAAATATCTGTTTGAGAAGGATGAGGAAGAAGCACGTGTGGCACATCCTCGCTCCCAACTTGATGTTCTTTGTTCTAGGACATCAACTTCAGTCATTGCTTCTTTCGAGTCTTTTGTGAAAAATGCAATGATTGGTCATACGGAGGATTTGCAAATGACGGTGATTGGTGAAATGGAGGTATTTAAAAGTGCAGTGAAgggtcagttggaggagttaagtGTCCAGGTAAGTAATAGCCATAAAACAATGTTGAATCATGTGGAGTGTTTAACTGCCGAGATCAAATCAATAAAGGATAAGATTGGTGGAACCAAGACGTATAATGCATTGTCAAAGACAAAAACA GGGACTCCACCTGGAGGACATAACGAAGAAGGAAATTTTGATGGTGCGGAAATGCAGAAGCCAGATGTGACTCCTGGCAATGGATCCAACAATATTGAATTAAATCCACCATATCCGTACAATCCTCCAAATAAGGAAGTTGATGTGAGTCGAGATGTT ATATGTAGGTAA